GGGTCTCTCCTTCCACACCTCTTTCGTAAGTTCTTATCCTTATAGCCTTCTCTGAAAGCTTCTCTATAAAGTTCACATTCGTGCCCTTAGGCTCAAACTCTTTGTGAAACCTTATAGCCCTTCCCAGCTTTACCACATTTAGGTCTTGCAGGTTTTCCACCACTGCCACAAAATGAGGCACGCCTGTGTTTATAAAGCTACCTTCAATATGGAGACCATCTACTTGCAAAGATACCTCTCTGTAGTCCTTTGGGCTTGTAAGCTGGACCTTTACCCTTTTTCCACCCTCCTTGACCCACGCTTTTATCACACCCGCAAGGGTTTCAAAACGCACTTCTTCGCCTACTATACCCTTCTCATAGGCAAACCTTACCGCACAGCGAGAGCCGTTGCCACACATCTCCGCCACAGAGCCATCGGAGTTGAAAAACTGCCATTTGAAGTGGTTCTTTGGGTCTTGAGGGTCTTCTATAAGGATAAGCCCATCCGCACCTACGCCCGTGTGTTGCCTGCAGAGTGCTATTACAAAGTCTTTTATATCAAGCTCAAGCCTCTTTAAAAGCTCGTATACCTTTCCATCCCTGTTGTCTATGACTATAAAGTCGTTTCCAGACCCTTGCAATTTTGTAAAGTTCATGCTATATTATTATACCGCTCACTTCCCAGCAACCCCATGGCTCACCTCCTCCCTCGCCCCCTCCCCCGGGGGTGAAAAAATATGCTAAGATATTAAACCATGCTTCTTTTGAAAAGCCTTAAAGGAGAGAAAATTCCACGCTTTCCTGTTTGGCTTATGCGTCAAGCAGGTAGATATATGCCACAGTATAGAGAGCTAAGGGAAAAGGAGAAGGATTTTCTTAGCTTTTGCAAAAACGTAGACCTTGCAAGTAAGGTAAGCCTTTTGCCTGTGGAGCTTCTTCAAGTGGATGCGGTGATAATCTTTTCCGATATCCTTGTCCCCCTTGAGCCTATGGGCGTTAAGGTGGAGTTTCTTGAGGGTGAGGGTCCAAGGCTTGAATGGGATGGAAGTGTAGAGAGTTTAAAGAAAATATCCTTTTCTCAGGTGGAGTTTGTGGGAGAGGTCATAAGAAGGGTAAAGGCTCAGGTCAAAGATGTGCCGGTGATAGGCTTTAGTGGTGCTCCTTTTACTCTTATGTCTTATATGGTAGAGGGACGCTCAAGCAAGGACTTTAAGAAGACCAAGCTCTTTATGTGGACTTCAGAGCAATATGCGGACCTTATGAAACTGCTTTGTGAAAACTTGCTTGAATACCTTCTTGGTCAAATAAGGGCTGGTGCGGACCTTTTGCAGGTTTTTGATAGCTGGGCAATGCACCTCTCCTACGAAGACTTTGAGGAGTATGTCTACACTTATCTAAAACCCTTCTTTGAAGAGCTAAAAAAACATACAGACAAACCAGTTATATACTTTTTCAGAGGCTCTGGCTCTTTTTTAAGAGCCCTTGAAAACTTGCCAGTGGATGCTTTTTCTGTAGACTGGACGGTGGATATGGTCTCTGCCATGAAAGAAAGCTCAAAAGCCTTTCAGGGAAACCTTGACCCTACACTTCTTTACTGTGATGAGGAAAGCCTTCACAAAAAGACCCTTGAGTTTCTCAGGTGTATACCAAGAAAGACCAAGTATGTTTTTAACTTAGGACATGGTCTTATGCCAGATATGGAGCTAAGCAAAGTAAAACTTCTCGTAGATACGGTAAAGGGCTATCGCCTCTCATGATAAGAGAGGGAAAGGTCCTTTTGGATATTGAGCTTCCAGAGGTCGTCTCTTCAAAGATGCAGGTCTTTTATAACCCACACATGAGGGAAAACAGGGACATAAGCCTTCTTATGCTCTTGAACATGCCAAGCCAAGACCTTACAGTCTGCGACCCCATGGGTGCAAGCGGTATAAGGCTTATGAGGTTTTTGCTTGAGACCAACAAGGTTAAAAAAGCCATATACAATGACATAAGCCCTTCTGCGGTAGAGTTCTTCTTGAACCTTCTGAGGTCTCATAACATTCCAGAAGATAAAGTGGAAGTATACAAGGAAGATGCAAACCTTCTTCTTAGAAAACTCAGAAACTGCCACTATGTGGATATAGACCCCTTTGGCTCACCCGTGCCCTTCTTAGAAGGCGGTATACTGCCCTTGGCAAGGTATGGCTTGCTGGCTGTAAGTGCCACAGATACTTCTGTGCTTTCTGGCACATATCCAGAAACCTGTCAAAGAAGATATGGCTCAAAGCCCCTGCTTAGTGCGGAGTTTTACCACGAGGTAGGCTTACGCATCCTCATAAAAAAGGTAGTAGAAGAAGGTGCAAAGATGGACTACGCCCTAAAGCCAGTGTTTTCCTATTCCTACAGGCACTATATGAGAGCCTTCTTCATAAAGGACATAGGACCAAAAAGGACCAACGCTCTTATAAGACAAATAGGCTTTTTGCTCTACTGCGATAGGTGTCTATACAGAGAGGGTGTGCAGGTGGAAGACATAAGGCATGAGTGTCCTCACTGCAAGAATAGACTTTTGGTTGCAGGACCTCTTTGGCTTGGAAACCTTTGGGATGAGGAGCTTGTCCAAAGGTTATGGGAAACGAGAGGCATGGTAGAAATTTCAGAAAACACCAATAAGCTCTTAAAAAGAATAAAAGATGAGTCAAGAGCTCAAACCTTGGGCTTTTATACTATCTCTTCCATATGCAAAACCTTTCGCATAGGACAAGCACCCACTATAGAAAGGTTTTTAGAGGTCTTTGAAGGCACAAGAACACATTTTAGCCCCGAGGGTTTTAGAACATTACTTAGCCACGAAGAGGTGCTAAAAAGAGCCCATGAGCTATTACAGAGAACTTAAGGACTTTATACTGCAGATAAAGGGAGACTTTTTTCTTTCGCCAAGAGATAGGTGGTTTCTGAAGTTTCTTGAAGAGGAAGGCTACCCCCTTGAGGTAGTGAAAGAAGGTATAAAAAGGTTTTTTCTTTTCCATCCTCCAAATAGAGCCTCAAAGCTACCACTTTTTATGAGCTTTGAGCAGATACAAAAACTGAAAAGGTTCTATATCAAGAAAACTTCACAAGGTCTGGACTGGAAGGAAAGGTTTTTCAAAAAACTAAGGCTTGCGGAAGAGATTTTAGGAAGAAAGATACAAGTAAAAATGCCAGAGGATATGCAAAGTGCAGAGGAAATCCTACAAAGCCTTTCTTCTGAAATAGCCAAAAAGCTGTGGGATGAACTAAGCAGGGAGCAAAAAGCAAGCCTTATGAAGAAGTTTGCAAGTTTTAAGCAAGACCAAGAGCTTTTTAAGGCTATGATAAAAAGGGAACTCTTCAAGGAGAAGGGTATAAAGAGTTTATCTTTGTTCGTGGATTGACTCAGCCATAGCTACAGCCTTCATAAGAGCTTTTGCCTTATTTACAGTTTCTAACCACTCCTTTTCTGGGTCAGAGTCCGCCACTATGCCTGCACCCGCTTGAAGAAAAACCTGGTCTCTTAGTAGCACCGCAGTTCTTATGGCTATTGCCATATCCATATTTCCTTCAAAGGATATATAACCCACCGCCCCTGCGTATATGCTTCTTCTTTCCTTTTCAAGCTCCTCTATTATCTGCATGGCTCTAACCTTGGGTGCACCAGACACTGTCCCCGCAGGAAAGAGAGCCTTCAAAACGTCCACCGCAGAAAGACCCTCCCTTAGCTCACCTATTACATCGCTCACCATATGCATAACATGAGAATACCTTTCTACCCTCATAAAGCCCTCTACCCTTACGCTTCCTGGCTTGCTTACGCGTCCCACATCGTTTCTCGCCAGGTCTACAAGCATTAAGTGTTCTGCCCTTTCCTTCTCATCTTGCAGGAGCTCCCTCTCAAGAGCCAAGTCCTCCTCGGGAGTTTCTCCCCTCCTTCTTGTCCCCGCTATGGGTCTTGTTTCTATCCTGCTCCCCTCAAGCCTTACCAAGACCTCTGGAGAAGAGCCTATTACCTTTAGGTCTCCAAAGTCCATGTAATACATATAGGG
The Aquificaceae bacterium DNA segment above includes these coding regions:
- the dapF gene encoding diaminopimelate epimerase, translating into MNFTKLQGSGNDFIVIDNRDGKVYELLKRLELDIKDFVIALCRQHTGVGADGLILIEDPQDPKNHFKWQFFNSDGSVAEMCGNGSRCAVRFAYEKGIVGEEVRFETLAGVIKAWVKEGGKRVKVQLTSPKDYREVSLQVDGLHIEGSFINTGVPHFVAVVENLQDLNVVKLGRAIRFHKEFEPKGTNVNFIEKLSEKAIRIRTYERGVEGETLACGTGATASAIVAYMKGLVKEKPVEVHTKGGEILRIDFSEDLREVFLEGAVCKVFEGFFSEEDLLCMR
- the hemE gene encoding uroporphyrinogen decarboxylase, whose protein sequence is MLLLKSLKGEKIPRFPVWLMRQAGRYMPQYRELREKEKDFLSFCKNVDLASKVSLLPVELLQVDAVIIFSDILVPLEPMGVKVEFLEGEGPRLEWDGSVESLKKISFSQVEFVGEVIRRVKAQVKDVPVIGFSGAPFTLMSYMVEGRSSKDFKKTKLFMWTSEQYADLMKLLCENLLEYLLGQIRAGADLLQVFDSWAMHLSYEDFEEYVYTYLKPFFEELKKHTDKPVIYFFRGSGSFLRALENLPVDAFSVDWTVDMVSAMKESSKAFQGNLDPTLLYCDEESLHKKTLEFLRCIPRKTKYVFNLGHGLMPDMELSKVKLLVDTVKGYRLS
- a CDS encoding tRNA (guanine(10)-N(2))-dimethyltransferase — its product is MIREGKVLLDIELPEVVSSKMQVFYNPHMRENRDISLLMLLNMPSQDLTVCDPMGASGIRLMRFLLETNKVKKAIYNDISPSAVEFFLNLLRSHNIPEDKVEVYKEDANLLLRKLRNCHYVDIDPFGSPVPFLEGGILPLARYGLLAVSATDTSVLSGTYPETCQRRYGSKPLLSAEFYHEVGLRILIKKVVEEGAKMDYALKPVFSYSYRHYMRAFFIKDIGPKRTNALIRQIGFLLYCDRCLYREGVQVEDIRHECPHCKNRLLVAGPLWLGNLWDEELVQRLWETRGMVEISENTNKLLKRIKDESRAQTLGFYTISSICKTFRIGQAPTIERFLEVFEGTRTHFSPEGFRTLLSHEEVLKRAHELLQRT